The following DNA comes from Candidatus Methylacidiphilum fumarolicum.
GCAATTTCCCTTTGATTTAAACCAAAATCAAGCGCCCGTATTCGATCTATTTTTAGATGCAGATAGGGCTGTTTTTTTTGATAAATGGTAACATCAGCAGCTCCTTTGATCTTTTTTACTTTTTTTTGGATTTCTTTTGCAAATCGAGACGTAATATCCGGGTCTTTTCCTACAACTTGTATATCAATTGGAGCAGCAGAACCAAAGTTAAGAATCTGATTGACCATATCTGGTGGTTGGAAGAAGAACTCGCATCCAGGGAACTTCCTTGGCAATTTCTCCCTTATCTTTTTCATGTAAGCAAATGTGGAATGATGATCTTCTTTCAGCGATACTAAAATCTCTCCGTCAAATGTCCCTTCATTGATATAATCACCAAAAGCCATTCCTGCAGGAAACCAAAAAGGAAGCCCTCCTAAGTCCACTATAGAATCAATTTCTTCCTCCGGAACAATTTCCTTTTTTATGTATTCTTCAATTTCACTGAAAATTCTGGCTGTTGTTTCCAATCTTGTTCCTGGCGGGGTAAAAACATGAAGCCTAAACTTACCAGCGTCTACAGGAGGGAAAAAATTTTCTCCTACAAAAGGCAAAGCTACAAAGGAAGCAAAACCCAAGATACCAAAGAGTAAAAACACCGCTCCTTTATGATGCAGGGCCCACTTCAAAAGCTCTCCATAATTATCCCTGAACTCTTCAAAACGTTCCATGAACCAGTGATGAAACCGCATAAAACGTGAGATTGGTTTGCCCTCGATTTTCCTTTTATGCTCGATGATCTCTTCCTGTCGAATAAGCATATTGGCCATCGTAGGAACAAGGGTCCTTGAGAGAAAATAAGAGAAAAGCATCGAAAAGACGACCCCTAAGGCCATGGGAGTAAAAAGATATTTTGGAGGCCCCTCTAAAAAAATTACAGAAGTAAATACGATACAAATAGAAAGCGTTGCAACAAAAGCCGCATTAGCAATCTGCTGAGCGCCATCGAGAATCGCCTGAATAAGAGGCTTTCCCATACCGTGATTTCTATGGATATTTTCCACCTCCACTGTCGCATCATCCACAAGAATTCCAACAGCCAGAGCAAGCCCTCCAAGAGTCATGATGTTGATGGTATTGCCCATGCGGCTAAGAATGAAAAGAGCCACAAGAATACAAAGAGGAATGGAAGTTAAAACGATCAAAGTCGATCTCCAGCTCCCTAAAAAGACTAAAATCATAATCCCCGTAAGGCCTGCAGCAATCAACCCTTCCTTAACCACTCCTTCTACAGAAGCCCGGACAAATACTGATTGATCCATTAATTCTTTGATTTCAATTCCTTCAGGAGCTGAAGCTTTAGCAATCGGAAGCAGTTTTTTTAGATTAGCGACTAACTCCAAAGTCGATGCCATACCGTTTTTCAAAAGAGGCATAATCACAGCAGGGATGCCATTATACCGAGCAAAATTCCATTGGACTGCGCCTCCATCCCTGACATACCCTAGGTCATGCATATAAACGATTTGTCCATTGACTTTTTTAATCGGAATGTCGTTCATCTCTTGAACATTCGTTGGGACATTGTTCACAGAGACTAAATAGTCACGATCTCCTATTTTGATATCTCCGGAAGCATAATCCAAAACTTGGTTATTGATTACTTCCATTAATTCTTGAGCGGTGATGCCTCTAGCTAAAAGCTGATCTGGATAAGCATCGACACGAATGAATCGCGCTGTCCCCCCCCAAGGTGGAGGGAAAGTGGCTCCTCGAATCGTAGCTAATTCTCTTCTAAAAATATACCAGGTATAATCGAACAAATCGGCATTTGATTTTGTTTTCCCACTTACAGCCAACTGTATAACGGGGACTTCAGCTGCAGAATAGCGCAAAACATAAGGAGGGGTGGTTCCTAGGGGCATTCTTTTTATAACCGTCTGACAGATCGATACCGCTTCTGAAACGGCCAGATCGATTGGGACTCCTGGTTGAAAATACATGCGAATAACATTAAGCCCATAATAAGTTCTTGACTCCATTCGGGCTACATTATCCACATACTGGGAAAGATTGAACTCGCTAAAGGTAGTAATGAAATTGGTCATATCCTCTGGAGTCAGACCCTGATAAAACCAGACAACGTTCACAACGGGAATATCAATATCGGGGAAAATATCCGTTGGAGTTGTTTCAATAGTCAATAGCCCCATGACAAATATGAGCGCTGCCATAACAGCGACTGTATAAGGCTTTCTAAGAGCAACTTTGACCAGCCAGAGCATAATATTATTTTTCCCTTAAAAAAAAGAACCCCTCAACTTAAAATAAGTTTCTTCTCGACAATAGCAGTTTCAATACCATTATGTTGTAAAAATCAAAATTTTTTTTACCCACCATTTCAAAGGGTTTGTGTTAAATACTCAATGGAATCATAAATAGATGAAAAACGATTTTGTAATTTGTTTCTAATTTCTTGCTATAAAAATCTTCAATGAAAATTGGTTTTATAGGTACTGGGAAGATGGGATATCCAATGGCCCAAAACCTTTTGGCCTCTGGAAAAGAACTCTTTATTTTCAACCGTACGAAAGAAAAAGCTGATCCTTTGGCAGCTTTCGGTGCCAAAATTCTTGGATGTCCCAAAGAAGTGGCAACAAGCAGTGATGTTGTCATTACTATGCTTGCCAATGATGAGGCATTATTAGAAATCACAGCTGGCAGCGAGGGGATCATCCATGGATTACCCAAAGAAGGTATTCATCTCTCTATGAGCACAGTGAGTCCGAAAGTCATTCAAGAAATTCAAAGGATGCATGCAGCCAAAAACCAGATTCTTGTTTCAGCACCTGTGTTTGGTCGTCCTGATGCAGCTGCAAGAAAAGAATTGTGGATTATTACCGCTGGACCTCTAGAAGCTGTGAGAAAATGTCACTCCATCTTCCAAGCCTTAGGAAGAGGTTATTCTAATTTTGGGGAAGACCCCGCCAAAGCGAATATTGTAAAAATTTTGGGCAATTTTCTAATTATGACCGTTATCGAAGCCTTAAGCGAGAGTTTCTGTTTAGCTCAAAGAGCTAAAATCCTCCCTCAAGATTTTCTTTCCGCTGTCAATCAAGCATTGTTTCGTTCACCCCTCTATGAAAATTACGGCCAACTTATCGTTAAAAAAGCCTTTCGCGAACCAGGTTTCACATTACAACTTGGATTTAAAGATGCAACACTGGCAAGAGATTTAGTACAGTCCTATAGGGTTCCATTGCCTTATCTTGACGTGGTGTACTGGCGCTTTCTCTCTGCATTGAACCATGGGAAAGCTGACCTTGATTTCGCCGCCATCTCTTCAGAAGTGTTCGATTGTTGTGAAGTCCCTCCCCCTTTAAGTGATTAGAAGTACTTAAATGTTTTTTTTAATATTTTCTGCTCTTGAATAATTTCCATTTTTATTGCATCATTGAAGCATGGAGGAGGCATTAAAAAAGTCTTTGGATCATTTGGCTCATTGGAGCAGAAGAATTAGCCTCCTCATAGCCATTGCAACCTTGTTGTATTGGATAGTTATTGGTTTTAGTGAGTTGATATTAAGAGCAAGTGGTAGTGAAACAGAATTTAGCTCTGCTTTGATTGGTTTTTTTACTTTTCTGGGCCTTGTCGCTAATTTTTTTGGTATCCTGTTTGGTGGCCTTAGTCTTTCATTAAAAGAGATGTTTCGGCCTTCCTGTATCGTTGGTTTCCTTTTAAATGGGCTTTTTTTTGTTGTTGTTCTGGCTTGTATTCGATTGTTTTAAAAAACTTCGACCAAATTACCTTTTTATAGAAAACCAACCAGCAACGCCTTAGGAAAAGTTTTCCTAGAGTCAATATTTCTCATGGTTCTCTGATATTTTCAATTCATTGAGATGAGAGATCATCCATGTATCCACTAGCTGAAGGATTTCTTCCCCAGGTCGGAAGGCAAATGCATAATCAATTCTTACAAAAGTTTTTTCTGATACCTCTAATTCTCCCCCAAAATCTTTTTGAATTACATACCGTAACTGTTCTAATTCGGAAAGAACAGCATCTACTTTTTTCTCTTTAAGAGCCTCCAGAGCACTATTTAAGGTATCAAACAGGGTCGCTCGAATTTGCCTTTTTTTTAAATAACTGCTGCCCATCGAATTTTTTACAGCAGCTATACGAATTTGAGAAAGATCTTTAAGTTTAATAATATCCAAACTGACTTTTTCTAAAGCCACCCCTGCTGTAATCCACGCTGTAAAAAAAGACAGTAGGACCACCCCAACAAACATCCAAACCATAGCTACCGTCCTACCGCCGACAGTTTTGGGGACTTTATCCCCATAACCAATAGTCGTCATG
Coding sequences within:
- a CDS encoding efflux RND transporter permease subunit, with protein sequence MLWLVKVALRKPYTVAVMAALIFVMGLLTIETTPTDIFPDIDIPVVNVVWFYQGLTPEDMTNFITTFSEFNLSQYVDNVARMESRTYYGLNVIRMYFQPGVPIDLAVSEAVSICQTVIKRMPLGTTPPYVLRYSAAEVPVIQLAVSGKTKSNADLFDYTWYIFRRELATIRGATFPPPWGGTARFIRVDAYPDQLLARGITAQELMEVINNQVLDYASGDIKIGDRDYLVSVNNVPTNVQEMNDIPIKKVNGQIVYMHDLGYVRDGGAVQWNFARYNGIPAVIMPLLKNGMASTLELVANLKKLLPIAKASAPEGIEIKELMDQSVFVRASVEGVVKEGLIAAGLTGIMILVFLGSWRSTLIVLTSIPLCILVALFILSRMGNTINIMTLGGLALAVGILVDDATVEVENIHRNHGMGKPLIQAILDGAQQIANAAFVATLSICIVFTSVIFLEGPPKYLFTPMALGVVFSMLFSYFLSRTLVPTMANMLIRQEEIIEHKRKIEGKPISRFMRFHHWFMERFEEFRDNYGELLKWALHHKGAVFLLFGILGFASFVALPFVGENFFPPVDAGKFRLHVFTPPGTRLETTARIFSEIEEYIKKEIVPEEEIDSIVDLGGLPFWFPAGMAFGDYINEGTFDGEILVSLKEDHHSTFAYMKKIREKLPRKFPGCEFFFQPPDMVNQILNFGSAAPIDIQVVGKDPDITSRFAKEIQKKVKKIKGAADVTIYQKKQPYLHLKIDRIRALDFGLNQREIANNILNQLSSSYVVAPNYWADPKTTINYPVVVQTPQHLIDSHNSLLNINLHPIKEYYSDLLASREETQLLSNVVSVEHTQKAAVVSHYNVKPIYNVFVNVQGRDLGGVVHDVQKVINSVKKELPPAYEIHIRGQAESMQNAFGRLGLGIVFAILMVYFLLVVNFQGWVDPFIILMALPAGFCGVIWMLYLTGTTFSVPSLMGMIMTVGVATSNSILLITFANEEMRNGADALTAAWMAGRIRLRPVLMTAGAMILGMLPMSLGLGEGGEQNAPLGRAVIGGMIFATIGTLFFVPVVFSIIRGKKTSPTE
- a CDS encoding NAD(P)-dependent oxidoreductase produces the protein MKIGFIGTGKMGYPMAQNLLASGKELFIFNRTKEKADPLAAFGAKILGCPKEVATSSDVVITMLANDEALLEITAGSEGIIHGLPKEGIHLSMSTVSPKVIQEIQRMHAAKNQILVSAPVFGRPDAAARKELWIITAGPLEAVRKCHSIFQALGRGYSNFGEDPAKANIVKILGNFLIMTVIEALSESFCLAQRAKILPQDFLSAVNQALFRSPLYENYGQLIVKKAFREPGFTLQLGFKDATLARDLVQSYRVPLPYLDVVYWRFLSALNHGKADLDFAAISSEVFDCCEVPPPLSD